A stretch of the Bacillus anthracis str. Vollum genome encodes the following:
- a CDS encoding helix-turn-helix domain-containing protein has product MLKLKIKLKEILNEKNLTQKQLAEMTHMREATISDIVRGARTVINIQHIEHIAKALEIKDIREIIDFVEE; this is encoded by the coding sequence ATGTTAAAACTTAAGATAAAACTCAAAGAAATATTAAATGAAAAGAATCTTACACAAAAACAGCTTGCTGAAATGACACACATGAGAGAGGCAACAATAAGTGATATTGTAAGAGGAGCTAGAACTGTAATAAATATACAGCATATAGAACACATTGCTAAAGCTTTAGAAATTAAAGACATAAGAGAAATAATAGATTTTGTTGAAGAATAA
- a CDS encoding AIPR family protein → MKSKMEVTAIQFKKMEDPLGRSTKKKYICYVNVNDVPKDIPMATNPREQKLTKSVPKQIEDSLLSDDGEFHLKNRGIVISAKKVEYNTQTKKMTLLFDDFYEHGNIDGGHTYKVILKHQGKGLQQYVQFEIMVGVEDIIEPLAAARNTSTQVDEKSIAELEGKFAPIKDSIGGMPFYNRVAFKQNQHSDRRGVKVIDAREIVAIMTMFNIDSYGPDTHPTASYSSKAKVLSEYLKDQSEFEKMHNIAPDMFDLYSKIEMDFPVAYNATGGKYGAKKFSGYKEGNVVAKLKFGDEPLEYKVPDGLVYPILSAFRALVTLDEKTNMYRWVKDPFDVYEEIRVQLASKIMKFTESIGNNPNAVGKDTNAWDMMYMTVERYVK, encoded by the coding sequence ATGAAATCAAAAATGGAAGTAACAGCTATTCAGTTTAAAAAGATGGAAGATCCATTAGGGAGAAGTACAAAAAAGAAGTATATTTGCTATGTAAATGTAAATGATGTACCGAAGGATATTCCAATGGCAACAAATCCACGAGAGCAAAAATTAACTAAAAGTGTCCCAAAGCAAATTGAAGATTCATTACTATCTGATGATGGTGAGTTTCATTTGAAAAATCGTGGGATTGTAATTTCTGCTAAAAAAGTAGAATATAATACTCAAACAAAGAAAATGACATTACTTTTTGATGATTTCTATGAGCATGGAAACATTGATGGTGGACATACTTATAAAGTAATTTTGAAGCATCAAGGAAAAGGGCTTCAACAATATGTTCAATTTGAAATCATGGTAGGTGTAGAAGATATAATTGAACCATTAGCAGCTGCTAGAAATACATCTACACAAGTAGATGAAAAATCTATAGCTGAGTTAGAAGGGAAATTTGCACCTATCAAAGATTCTATTGGAGGTATGCCTTTCTATAATAGGGTGGCATTTAAACAAAATCAGCATTCAGATCGAAGAGGAGTAAAGGTAATAGATGCACGTGAGATTGTAGCAATTATGACTATGTTTAATATAGACAGTTATGGACCAGATACTCATCCAACTGCTTCGTATTCTAGTAAAGCAAAAGTACTCTCAGAGTATTTAAAGGACCAATCTGAGTTTGAAAAAATGCATAATATTGCTCCAGACATGTTTGATTTATATAGCAAGATTGAAATGGATTTTCCTGTTGCATATAATGCAACAGGTGGAAAATATGGGGCGAAGAAATTTTCTGGCTATAAAGAGGGGAATGTAGTAGCCAAGTTGAAGTTTGGGGACGAGCCTTTAGAATATAAAGTACCGGATGGTTTAGTGTATCCTATTTTAAGTGCTTTTAGAGCTTTAGTAACTTTAGATGAAAAAACTAATATGTATCGATGGGTTAAAGATCCTTTTGATGTATATGAAGAGATAAGAGTGCAATTGGCAAGTAAAATTATGAAATTTACAGAGTCCATTGGTAACAATCCTAATGCCGTAGGGAAAGATACAAACGCCTGGGATATGATGTATATGACAGTTGAACGTTATGTAAAATAA